The following are encoded together in the Spiroplasma apis B31 genome:
- a CDS encoding MOLPALP family lipoprotein produces the protein MKKLLGLLGALGLTVSAGATVVACQAESEQINFDNKSQQDSISKIMSSYSKGLFLNQNELGKNKYHFSSEYLMAKKIKNSYLSDLGLKDFNENEGVMDTTRYSEIYNKYLDSNLLSDDLKLSDDIYQGEVLSPESSIVSTLSSITGMVPTILNLLSDPSKVGQLLLGFAGNVDKISSIISPSVLKTLANVLNDETLETLENAFSNDIYKDMSYQEALNSSVIGLSNAVNKLINGKNVKKLAYKSNEDIKTNFKEATNVIATNVLGLFSGEKSFKFDILENIDSIAEVIRFVRTMVLYIDSFKDELVKESPLTINDVDEKRTQKIDIKKNSFDVKKILEILEKMVNDEKGVVFKNLVNIFLSTNEKIEFNKPYKSTASDGYMSIITAVVEKLAGGESLKVGTFEIYVSSFVRMLFNYGLGEKNTVGSLMPIFEGFIDKLPEMLKKILKPIKDNGDWKNFSEDWLGYLWNNDNSKLNLSIKGLLNNPIKNILSGGLLGIGGNTEKPKKFNQQMSTFSLIFGEKSLADIIKDLNSSLQVTNSDSFTINFDTFKDLIVKMRKDDTLVRALRDVENMFFILGLEKTSDGKAKIKADSVLEQLFKIVKEVKPVVEPLIKVIDGYLKSYNKSMDEITNEAFEVFKKLTVTTEIKDINDFIYTVSDGKITNKFEIKLKVVNKKLKVSEINLIK, from the coding sequence ATGAAAAAATTATTAGGACTATTAGGTGCTCTTGGTTTAACTGTTTCTGCAGGCGCAACTGTTGTTGCTTGTCAAGCAGAAAGTGAACAGATAAACTTTGACAATAAAAGTCAACAAGATTCAATATCAAAAATCATGTCTTCTTACTCAAAGGGTTTATTTTTAAACCAAAATGAGTTAGGGAAAAATAAGTATCACTTTAGTTCAGAATATCTAATGGCTAAAAAAATAAAAAACTCATATTTGAGTGATTTAGGATTAAAAGATTTTAATGAAAATGAAGGTGTTATGGACACAACTAGATATAGTGAAATTTATAATAAATATCTAGATAGCAATTTACTATCTGATGATCTAAAATTATCTGATGATATTTATCAAGGAGAAGTTTTATCACCAGAAAGTTCTATTGTTTCAACTCTATCATCAATTACTGGAATGGTGCCAACAATATTAAACCTTCTAAGTGATCCTAGTAAGGTTGGACAACTTTTATTAGGTTTTGCAGGTAATGTTGATAAAATATCATCAATTATTTCTCCAAGTGTTTTAAAAACATTGGCTAATGTTTTAAACGATGAAACATTAGAAACATTAGAAAACGCTTTTAGTAATGATATTTATAAAGATATGAGTTACCAAGAAGCTTTAAATTCAAGTGTTATTGGTTTGTCTAATGCCGTAAATAAATTGATAAACGGAAAAAATGTAAAAAAACTAGCTTACAAATCTAATGAAGATATTAAAACCAATTTTAAGGAAGCAACAAATGTTATTGCTACAAACGTTTTAGGATTATTCTCTGGTGAAAAAAGTTTTAAATTTGATATTTTAGAAAATATCGACTCTATAGCTGAGGTAATTAGATTCGTAAGAACTATGGTTTTGTATATTGACTCATTTAAAGATGAACTTGTAAAAGAGAGTCCACTAACTATTAATGATGTTGACGAAAAAAGAACACAAAAGATCGACATAAAGAAAAACTCTTTTGATGTTAAAAAAATATTAGAGATTTTAGAAAAAATGGTCAACGATGAAAAAGGTGTCGTCTTTAAAAACTTAGTAAACATTTTCTTAAGTACTAATGAAAAGATTGAGTTTAATAAACCTTATAAGTCAACTGCATCTGATGGATATATGTCTATCATAACTGCTGTTGTTGAAAAACTAGCTGGTGGGGAAAGCCTAAAAGTTGGAACTTTTGAAATTTATGTTAGTAGTTTTGTAAGAATGTTGTTTAATTATGGTCTAGGAGAGAAAAATACTGTTGGGAGTTTAATGCCGATATTTGAGGGTTTTATTGACAAACTACCTGAAATGTTAAAAAAAATACTAAAACCAATTAAGGATAACGGTGATTGAAAAAACTTTAGCGAAGATTGATTAGGTTACTTATGAAATAACGATAATTCAAAATTAAATTTATCTATTAAAGGATTACTAAATAACCCAATTAAAAATATTTTAAGTGGTGGTTTACTAGGGATTGGTGGAAATACTGAGAAGCCAAAAAAATTCAACCAACAAATGAGTACATTTAGTCTTATTTTTGGAGAAAAAAGTTTAGCAGATATTATTAAGGATCTTAATAGTTCTTTGCAAGTTACGAACTCAGATAGTTTTACAATAAATTTTGACACATTCAAAGATTTGATTGTAAAAATGAGAAAAGACGACACCTTAGTAAGAGCACTTAGGGATGTAGAAAACATGTTCTTTATCCTAGGTTTAGAAAAAACTAGTGATGGTAAGGCTAAAATCAAAGCTGATTCTGTTTTAGAACAACTATTTAAAATCGTGAAAGAAGTAAAACCAGTTGTAGAACCTTTAATAAAAGTTATCGACGGTTATTTAAAATCATACAACAAGAGTATGGATGAAATTACAAACGAAGCGTTTGAAGTATTCAAAAAACTAACAGTGACTACTGAGATTAAAGATATAAACGATTTTATATACACTGTTTCAGATGGAAAAATAACTAACAAATTTGAAATTAAACTAAAAGTGGTTAATAAAAAATTAAAAGTATCAGAAATAAATCTAATAAAATAA
- a CDS encoding SGNH/GDSL hydrolase family protein has product MKKLLGFLSSVSLTVSTASSVIACTPIQANVSFEKDYTIGKNLDKSNAKDTSSDPEKHFGFSNFFTLGDSLSDNYGLTTIIKDELGANAKMTGEYKEGFSNGPTAARLVNSALGFSSEEFVTSNIIHKADVTNEKYKDTKVWGKNYSIGGATAFVSDGVAGKLLMGNTGIYKQAQALVQQQVINDKDLFFIEIGGNDLFEMLGNINDYNHQVSVMNQALENIKNAFYTLLNNGARRIVFAAPPKMTIIPRFNKENDEVKKNIERVNKEFDVKISKIVKKINESFGDVILEYNLYLELENILNGFKKEIGNGANTTDALCKSNAFNLGDMDFSNIELNAQIKDENNKGKEDNFFFIDEVHPTKKGHEYVSKILIDIVKEKWKSN; this is encoded by the coding sequence ATGAAAAAATTATTAGGGTTTTTAAGCTCAGTATCTTTAACAGTGAGTACAGCCTCATCAGTTATAGCCTGTACTCCAATTCAAGCAAACGTTAGCTTTGAAAAAGATTACACAATTGGAAAAAATTTAGACAAGAGTAATGCCAAAGATACTAGTAGTGATCCAGAAAAACATTTTGGATTCTCAAACTTCTTTACTCTTGGAGATAGTCTAAGTGACAACTACGGACTTACAACAATTATCAAAGATGAACTTGGAGCAAATGCAAAAATGACTGGGGAATATAAAGAAGGTTTTAGTAATGGACCAACAGCCGCTAGATTAGTTAATTCGGCTCTAGGATTTAGTTCTGAAGAATTTGTTACATCAAATATTATTCATAAAGCAGATGTAACTAACGAAAAATATAAAGATACAAAAGTTTGAGGTAAAAACTACTCAATTGGTGGTGCAACAGCTTTTGTAAGTGATGGTGTTGCTGGAAAATTACTGATGGGAAACACAGGGATATATAAACAAGCACAAGCACTTGTTCAACAACAAGTTATCAATGATAAAGATTTATTTTTTATTGAAATCGGTGGAAATGATTTATTTGAAATGTTAGGAAATATTAATGACTATAATCATCAAGTTTCTGTTATGAACCAAGCGTTAGAAAACATCAAAAATGCTTTTTACACTTTATTAAATAATGGTGCTCGTAGAATAGTTTTTGCAGCTCCCCCAAAAATGACAATAATACCTAGATTCAATAAGGAAAATGATGAAGTCAAAAAAAATATTGAAAGAGTTAATAAAGAGTTTGATGTAAAGATTTCTAAAATTGTTAAAAAGATAAACGAAAGTTTTGGGGATGTTATTTTAGAATATAACTTATACTTAGAACTAGAAAATATACTTAATGGTTTCAAAAAAGAAATCGGAAATGGTGCAAACACAACAGATGCGTTATGTAAATCAAACGCTTTCAACCTTGGTGACATGGACTTTAGTAATATAGAACTAAATGCACAAATCAAAGATGAAAATAATAAAGGTAAGGAAGATAACTTCTTCTTTATAGATGAAGTGCACCCTACAAAAAAAGGACATGAATATGTTTCAAAAATATTAATCGATATAGTTAAAGAAAAATGAAAATCTAATTAA
- a CDS encoding lipoprotein yields MKKLLGLLGAMGMVASTGATAVACSKKEDTLGKVEVDKKIIEKVEDKITIKVTLNEEKKDTVKLVAKSKAASSILKFGEAKVNEKNKKEYTIEVSLIANELPKADVKEEVNVSLGDKMVGSKIEITIKKAADVALSGKVSADKNTIDTKDTKIILTIELNKEVDVKTIIASSDAKTSLLKFGSAVQDGTTKTKYTIEVSLKGADLPATMTKEKLTVKVGETTIDKAVEITINAKTV; encoded by the coding sequence ATGAAAAAATTACTTGGATTATTAGGAGCTATGGGAATGGTAGCCTCTACTGGAGCAACAGCTGTTGCTTGTAGCAAAAAAGAAGACACTTTAGGAAAAGTTGAAGTTGACAAAAAAATTATCGAAAAAGTTGAAGATAAAATTACTATTAAAGTAACTTTAAATGAAGAGAAAAAAGATACTGTTAAATTAGTAGCTAAATCAAAAGCTGCTTCTAGTATTTTAAAATTTGGAGAAGCAAAAGTTAACGAAAAAAATAAAAAAGAATACACTATTGAAGTATCTTTAATTGCTAATGAATTACCAAAAGCAGACGTTAAAGAAGAAGTTAATGTTTCACTTGGTGATAAAATGGTCGGTTCAAAAATAGAAATTACTATTAAAAAAGCAGCCGATGTTGCTTTATCTGGTAAAGTGTCAGCAGATAAAAATACAATTGATACAAAAGATACTAAAATAATTTTGACAATTGAATTAAATAAAGAAGTGGATGTTAAAACAATTATTGCATCTTCTGATGCAAAAACATCACTTCTAAAATTTGGTAGTGCGGTACAAGATGGAACCACTAAAACAAAATATACTATAGAAGTTAGTCTTAAAGGTGCTGATCTTCCAGCAACTATGACTAAAGAAAAATTAACTGTTAAAGTTGGTGAAACAACCATCGATAAAGCAGTTGAAATTACTATTAATGCTAAAACAGTTTAA
- a CDS encoding TDT family transporter, whose amino-acid sequence MNNPFVKFYKNSSKLPLSLAGTALGTATMGNAWGLFNNPIGFAFDGSFVKYITISISLLLIILMLIRYIIHPVDLINDFKSPVSSNFIPTIFMALFVISGFFGVVNCNWIQIVIWLVCVFLHLIYIVSFLIYHLVRFKFNNYMASWFIPPIGIVVACVMSNNLGSFLGGDFAAVINLISKSCWYIGLAFYVIMLPPMMYKYLFTNHLKEKKLQTFGVMAAPPNLLLAGYLTTFSNQDINNHKYFFVYILCALAILFTLIVYLSLFKVSREKFSPLLGCYTFPLAIGMISMIKMSEFLFMSLGADNIYVISFKIWALIETIIGTIVIVLFNFAIFTYSYVVLFVGESQKNKTNKFIKYIMNY is encoded by the coding sequence ATGAATAACCCATTTGTTAAATTTTATAAAAACTCCTCTAAACTACCATTATCATTAGCTGGTACAGCACTTGGAACAGCCACTATGGGTAATGCTTGAGGATTATTTAATAATCCTATAGGTTTTGCATTTGATGGAAGTTTTGTGAAATATATTACTATATCAATTTCTCTTTTGTTGATAATATTAATGTTAATTAGATACATAATACACCCAGTTGATTTAATAAACGATTTTAAAAGTCCAGTGTCTAGTAATTTTATTCCTACGATCTTTATGGCTCTATTTGTGATATCTGGTTTTTTTGGTGTAGTTAATTGTAATTGAATACAAATAGTTATTTGACTAGTTTGTGTTTTTTTACATTTAATTTACATAGTTTCTTTTTTGATCTACCACCTAGTACGTTTTAAGTTTAATAACTATATGGCTTCATGATTTATACCACCGATTGGAATTGTAGTTGCTTGTGTTATGTCAAATAATCTGGGAAGTTTTTTAGGTGGTGATTTTGCTGCGGTTATCAATTTAATATCAAAGTCTTGTTGATATATCGGTCTTGCTTTTTATGTGATTATGTTACCACCAATGATGTATAAATATTTGTTTACAAATCATTTGAAAGAAAAGAAATTACAAACCTTTGGTGTTATGGCAGCGCCACCAAATCTTTTATTAGCAGGTTATTTAACCACCTTTAGTAATCAAGATATTAATAACCATAAATATTTTTTTGTATATATATTATGTGCATTGGCTATTTTGTTTACGTTAATTGTTTACTTATCTTTATTTAAAGTCTCAAGAGAAAAATTCTCTCCTTTGTTAGGATGCTATACATTTCCATTAGCTATCGGAATGATATCTATGATAAAAATGAGTGAGTTTTTATTCATGAGTTTAGGGGCTGATAACATTTATGTGATTAGTTTTAAAATATGAGCCTTAATTGAAACTATCATAGGAACAATAGTAATTGTATTATTCAACTTTGCAATATTTACATATAGTTATGTAGTTCTTTTTGTTGGAGAGTCTCAAAAAAATAAAACGAATAAATTCATAAAGTATATAATGAACTATTAA
- a CDS encoding MOLPALP family lipoprotein, with the protein MKKLLGIIGTFTLLSSASTSVVSCGPKISRTTIKDENVLEHSESLSVVLSQVTKGLFFNQNSIKNNEHISTNYILNNFVKDKALNDLGIDKLPSELSGDTKYNEVYEEFFDNSLFSEQIKLSDNIYQGTVLSPSNSTLSSINEYSSLIPMILNGLIDPSMLASLGSMVGGFLKPDLLASVANYVSNENLMLLEKAFSPDIYKDMSYQQAMDSSAIGLANAIETLLNVNSNKIFSYDNSDDVAKNFLPAIDQLGDNLISLIKGEKKLAFDIEKNMSTIAEILRFVRTLLLAIDSFTSDELTKSPLSLDYVLDKRKSKVTTNKININKLVTLLKKMTEDENGVILKNIINILLGTGNIVDGNDANSNVNKDENGAMSYLGDSNGGYVKVLTKILSKLINKDYLEIDIKTVNLKINVDYLLRCFIDTGLGDKKNLVSNLLRSGLITPGLILQAGDSLPDMFKNIIKSFDDKEWNKFKEDWIAYIWNNDNQTLNFSIKKLLNQPLKSIMESSLFSSNPSKTFNKEKNNSMDFLMQKSISEIANDLYESVKSSNATLNFDDVALLFKSLYEGNTLQNALKDPKNIFNILGLDSSSKKFKEGSPLYYLALILKENIDWIKNALTKVLSYIKTYLQELEEYNKIITEEFNNLKISKSKIQKNKFTYKVSNGKIVNKYEIQITQKNGLYLISEITLFD; encoded by the coding sequence GTGAAAAAACTATTAGGGATAATTGGAACGTTTACCTTATTGTCATCAGCTTCAACAAGTGTTGTTAGTTGTGGACCTAAGATATCAAGAACCACAATTAAAGATGAAAATGTACTTGAACATAGTGAATCTTTATCTGTTGTTCTTTCCCAAGTTACAAAAGGATTATTTTTTAATCAAAATAGTATCAAAAATAACGAACATATCAGTACTAATTATATTTTGAATAACTTCGTAAAAGACAAAGCTCTCAATGATCTAGGTATTGATAAATTACCTAGTGAGTTATCTGGTGATACTAAATACAATGAAGTTTACGAAGAGTTTTTCGATAACTCTTTGTTTTCTGAGCAGATAAAATTATCTGATAATATTTATCAAGGAACCGTATTGTCACCATCAAACAGTACATTAAGTTCAATAAATGAATACTCTAGTTTAATACCTATGATTTTGAATGGATTGATAGACCCATCAATGTTAGCCAGTCTCGGAAGTATGGTTGGTGGGTTTCTAAAACCAGATTTATTAGCTTCGGTTGCTAATTATGTAAGCAATGAGAACTTGATGCTTTTAGAAAAGGCTTTTAGTCCAGATATTTATAAAGACATGAGTTACCAACAGGCAATGGATTCTAGTGCTATTGGACTCGCTAATGCGATTGAAACATTACTGAATGTCAACTCAAATAAAATATTTAGTTATGATAATTCTGATGACGTTGCTAAAAACTTTTTACCAGCAATTGATCAGTTAGGAGATAATTTGATCTCTTTAATCAAAGGTGAAAAAAAGTTAGCATTTGATATTGAGAAGAATATGAGTACAATTGCTGAGATTTTAAGGTTTGTAAGAACTTTGCTCCTTGCAATCGATTCATTTACTTCCGATGAACTAACAAAATCACCATTAAGTCTCGATTATGTTTTGGATAAAAGAAAAAGTAAAGTTACAACAAATAAAATAAATATTAATAAACTTGTGACATTACTTAAAAAAATGACTGAAGATGAAAATGGAGTGATTTTAAAAAATATTATAAATATTTTATTAGGAACTGGAAATATAGTTGATGGTAATGATGCAAATAGCAATGTTAATAAAGATGAAAACGGTGCTATGAGTTATTTAGGGGACAGCAACGGTGGTTATGTCAAAGTCTTAACAAAGATATTAAGCAAATTAATAAATAAGGATTATTTAGAGATAGATATAAAAACAGTAAATTTAAAAATAAATGTTGATTATTTATTGAGATGCTTTATTGATACAGGTTTAGGCGATAAGAAAAATCTCGTCTCTAATTTATTAAGGTCAGGTCTTATTACTCCTGGATTAATATTACAGGCAGGGGATAGTTTACCAGATATGTTCAAAAATATAATCAAGTCTTTTGATGATAAAGAGTGAAACAAATTCAAGGAAGACTGAATAGCTTATATATGGAATAACGATAACCAAACTTTAAACTTCTCTATAAAGAAATTATTAAACCAACCTTTAAAAAGTATTATGGAAAGTTCTTTATTTAGTTCAAACCCTTCGAAAACTTTCAATAAAGAAAAAAATAACTCAATGGATTTTCTAATGCAAAAAAGTATTTCTGAAATTGCAAATGACTTATATGAATCTGTAAAATCTTCTAATGCAACTTTGAATTTCGATGATGTTGCGTTATTGTTCAAAAGTTTATACGAAGGTAATACTTTGCAAAATGCATTGAAAGATCCAAAAAACATTTTTAATATTTTAGGACTAGATTCATCAAGTAAAAAGTTTAAAGAAGGGTCTCCGCTTTATTATTTAGCGTTAATTTTAAAAGAAAACATTGATTGAATAAAGAACGCTTTAACTAAAGTTCTATCTTACATAAAAACTTATTTACAAGAACTTGAAGAGTACAATAAAATAATAACCGAAGAATTCAATAACTTGAAAATCTCGAAATCTAAAATACAAAAGAATAAATTTACATACAAAGTATCAAATGGCAAAATTGTTAATAAGTATGAAATTCAAATAACTCAAAAAAACGGTTTATATTTAATTTCAGAAATAACTCTTTTTGACTAA